The genomic DNA AGAGCGAGATCCCAGCAGTCAGCTACTAAAGGCATTGTCCCATTGAGAGAGTTGTGTGAGAAAGATGCCAGAGATGTCCGTTTCTCTACAGAACCCACAAATCATCCTAGAAGAGAAAAACCCAGCACTTAAAATTTACCGCAATCAGAGAACAccaatatcaatttttttttttttttagacaaaatcacaatctgttgcccaggctggagtgcaatggtgagatctcggcttactgcagcctctgcctccagggttcaatagagtctcctacttcagcctcccaagtagctgggattacaggtgcatgccacctcacctggctaatttttgtatttttagtagagatggggtttcaccatgttggccaggctggtctagagcttctggcttcaagtgatctacccacctcggccttccaaagtgctgggattacaggcgtgagcctctgcacccagcagAGAGCACCAATATCAGATGACAACTTTACCAATCAAGGAGACTTTTTTTCCCTCACAATCCCAAAGGGTCCCAGAGCAGCATCTACAGGAAGTAGAGCAAGAAAATGTGGGTAGCTAAGGTTGTTATCTTTCCCACCTCTACCCTCACAGAAGTTCTCCAGGCCTGATGCAGGCTCTATCTTGGAGGGTGAACAAGTGAGTTTTACATGAGTTTTCAATTTTCAGCATTACAACATTACAAAGTTCTGGCCTTGATAGCAACTGCAAGAGAGTAGACGAGCTTCGGAAGCTGCCAAAATTCTTAAGGGCAGGAAGGAGCAGGTggtcagaaaatatttgaaatgagtaGGGAGAACAAGTTGCTTTTTGGTGGCAGCATACTGAGTTCAGCTTGCTTCATCAACTGGTTATAGTAGTTTACTTCTCCCACTCTGAGAGAGTGAGATGCATGCACAATTTGcacatgcttttttcttttctaaaaaaaaatgtggtaaaaaaatatatatataacataaaatttccctttctaatcatttttaagtgtgccATTCAGTGGCACATGTAGAGTCTTGTGCAACCGTTACCACGATTcgtctccagaattttttcatcctcttaaacagaaactctgtacccattaaacactcatttctcattcttccctcttctcagcttctggtaaccaccattctactctctgtctctatgaatttgtctGTTACAGTTACCTTGTATCATTAGGATCATAtcatatttgtccttttgtgtttggtttatttcacttataatGTTTACAGGGTTCTTTCATATTGTAGCATGTGctagaatttcatttctttccaaaTATGCCTGAATAATACCCtattgtacatatacaccacattcCAAGTATCATTCATCTCTTGATGGGTATTTGAGTTGTTTTTACTTTtcggctattttgaataatgaacattttgaatattagtatacaaatatctgtttgagtccctgctttcaaatcttttgggtatatacctaggaacaggactgctagatcatatggcaattctttttgttttaattttttgttctgagacagggtctcactgtgttgcccaggctggagtgcagtgacacgatcacagctcattgcagcctcaaactcctgggctcaagggatacttccgcctcagcctcctgagtagctgggtgggactacaggtatgtgccacaacactcagctaacatttaaattttttctgtagagatggggtcttactatgtagcccaggctggtcattGAACTCTTGGCCTGAAGCGATCATCCTGCTtaagcttcccaaagcactgaggttataggcatgagctcaCAATAATtcaatgtttaactttttgtggaactaccaaattgttttccacagcagccacACCATTTTACGTTCCCATCAGCAGTATAACAGGgctctaatttctccacatctttaccaatgcttgtatttgtgttttttgttttgttttttgatgacaGCCTTTCTAGTAGGTGGGAagtggtatgtcattgtggttttgatttgcatttccctaatgactaatcaTGGTGAATTTCTTTCCATGTGCTTTTTGGATATTAGTATATTGTTGGAGTAATGTCTACTCAGATCCTTTGCCTATTTCTGAATTGGGTTGTatggagttttttgttgttgttgagttataGAGGTTCTTTATATAGTCTGGAATTAAtgccttatcagatgtatgatttgcaagtatttctcCCATTTGGTGGGTTGTCTTTTGACTCTTTTGACAGTGCCTTTTGATGTacaacagtttttaattttgataaagtccaatttatctatttttttttctcctgttgtctgtacttttggtgtcatacccaagaaattttcttttaagagttttatgattttagcttttacatttaggtcttcaattaattttgagttaatttttatatatgatataatgtaaggctccaacttcattcttttgcccgTGGATGTGCAGTTtgcccagcatcatttgttgaaaagactgtcctttctccacaGAATGACAGTGGCATCCTTGTCAAAAACCAATTGACCATTATATAAGAGTTTACATCttggctctctattctattccattggtctacatgtttGTCCTCATGCTATGTAgcaggccattcttgcattgctataaatacctgagactgggtaatttatgaagaaaagaggtttaattggctcacagttctgcaggctgtacaggaagcatggtgttggcatctgctcagcttctggggaggcctcagggagcttttactcatggtagaaggcagagtagagcaggcatctcacatggcaaCAATCAAATCAAGagcgggggagagagagagagagagagagagagagagagagagagagagagagagagtgatggGGGAGTTGCCACACACTTTTAGATGAGCAGATCTTCACGTGAACACAGAACTAGAGTTCAGTTATAAGCAAGGGGATGGCCAaggccattcatgagggatccgccTCTATGACCCAAAGACCTCCCACAATGCCCCACCTCCAGTattagggattacatttcaacatgagatttgggtggggacaaatagcTAAACTATATAATGCTGGCATTGCACTCGCTTtttaagttgtctttttttttttaaataaaagattgtAGTGTTTTGCCATTATCCTGTCATTACATAattctaaaattaagaaaacatatattcttactgaaaaatgaaatcatatatgtGGTATCATTCCCTGTTTCTGTCAAGCccaataaatgtttttaacagTTCATAATATTGTAAAATTACTGTATCAAAAATGCTTAAACATTTGTCAAAGCCCTCTTATTCGTCCTTTGCATTCACTGCTAGTAGGCACTGGCCTGGATTTTACTCTGGTTGAACAAAAGCTGAAGTCCTTTTATTGAAACAACCAAGGTCCTGCATAATCTGGCCATTCAGTACTCACCCACCTTGCTGGCTGCATTTCCTGATTCTCATTCTTGCTTCCTTATTGTTCCTCCAACATGTCAAGCACAGTCTTACTGCCCATAACCACCTTGTCTAAATAACAACCTCGACAGAGCAGGACCATTGCCATCTTGGACAAGCATTTCCATGTTAAAATTCCCCTTGATTAAAAACCACCTAAATCCAAAAGGCATCAGCCTAATGGCCTAAGGTCAGCAGGACCATAAACCACAAATGACACCTCTGACCAGAAACATTCCCACCTTAAGATAAACCCCTCCCTGATCAGAGACATGCCAACCCTGAGATACCCTCCAACAGAGACATTCCAACCCTGCAATAAACTTACCCTCCACACAGAAACATTCCACGCCTGTAATAAGCTCTCTTGTCCTAAAACCCTTAAATACTCTTAGTCTGTAAAAGAGAGCGCTCCTGACTGAAACTGGCCAGAAGCTCCTATCAggtttattctccaaaataaacctgtctGACTGTTGAGCTGCCgttcatgtttctttcctctctttaacTCTTACAAACTTCTTTCCGCATCTCCCATagctcctgccgcagcctcctcagtagctaggactatggacATGTACTTTTTGCCCagctagttttctattttttgaagagattagggggttctcactttgttgcccaggctggtcttgaactcccgggcttaagcaatcctactgcgttggtctcccaaagtgctggagttacaggaaCGAGTCACCATGTCTGACACCTTATATTTCTTCATGGCATTTGCCACCAGCTAATACCCTACAGATGTACTTAtctaatttttgtctgttttcccaacactattggAATGTAAGCTTTACAAGGGCAAGGACTCAGCAACAAAGaatgaataggaaaaaatatagtgagttcttatttattcattcattcaaattactatttattgagaacctactgAAGACTAGGCATGTAAAACATACTGGACATTAAACATACAACTTGTTAAATGGTTATGTTTTGTTCAATGGTTGTACAAATCTAAAATTAACAATTAGATGTGTCTTTTTTTAAGGGGTGGGTTGGTAGGAAGTCTCACAGATGGCAAATCCAGAGCAGAAGGCTTGAAGGAAAATCAAGGTGTTGAAGGCAGAGCACACTGCCCCTTAGCAATTGCTCAATGCACCAAGGCAAAGAGCCACTGCCAGCCTATTAGATCCTCTCTCTAGGGAATTCGTAATGTAAATTGATCAAAGCTAATCATTCCCTACTGATCTTTCAAACAGAGGTGAGAGGGGTAAATGCCTGCATGGAAAGCAATTTCTTTAGCTTGAACAAACCCTGTGTTCGTCACCAGTGTACACGACAGTCTGCAGGTGTGGCTCAGGACTGTGATCCTCCAGTAGGGCTTCCTTAGGGACTGTGCAGTGACAAAGGCAGAAGCAGTCCTTGGAGAGTGTGATGACGTTCACAACCTATATTTGACTTGGACTATATTTTCATCACTACAGGAGAAGAGGCCCAGTGGAAAATGTGTGCTGTTCTAAATATAGCACCTGCCTTCTATACCTGCTAGATTTAGGTTGAATCTTTCACTGCCTTTGAAGGACTTCAGCAGGCCTCAGTGACAGAAAAGATCTACCCACACTTTCCAGCACAGGAAGGATGGTATTTGGAAGACCTTGGGGTCCAGCCGAGGACTTAAAGTCAGTTTCATTGGAATGCCATTTTCAGAGTTTTCATCCCAGACTCTCTGAGAGTGGCAGGCTCTTGTATAAGCCCTGGGACATACGTCCTCTAGCTCTCAGGTAGTTAGGCAGGCACCGTCTATCAATTTGTtgtatttcttttcagttttctggTTTGTAAGGCCACCCTGAGCTCTTCaatgttttctttggttttgtttgcatTAAATGTATGAGGCGGGATGGGCTTCGTAGGCTGGTGGTGGGTTAATACAGCTTCCCAGGAAGGGGAGAAACCCAATTCCTGCCAGCACGAGGTGGGCGCAGGTGCCcataaatacttaggaataaatgaatgcctaagtgagtgagtgaatgggcGAGTGGACAGGAAGCTTTCAAGCTGGGTGCAGGAAAGTGGGGTTGTGAGGAGCCAGCAATAACACCCTGCGGCCCTGGCTCCCCGGCTCTCCCCCTACGCGCGTCCACGCCGACCAGAAGAGGGGGCTCGACCAGTCGGGGCGGGACCAGCCAGCCACGAGGACGCGCCCAAGGGGGGCGGGGCTAAGAGGACGCGCCCACGGAGGGGCAGGACTAAAAGGACGGGTCCTCGGGAGCGGCGAGGACGCGCCGTGAGGAGGGGCGGGGCTAGGGGATTCGCGGGCGGAAGGGGCGGGGAGAAGGCGGGCCCGGCGAGCGGCAGCGCGGGCCCCTCAGAGCACAATGGCCAGAGCCGGTGGCACAGCCCGAGCCCCACCCAGTGTGGAGCGCGCCGCGAGCCGGGTCGCAAGCTGAGCGCCTCCGCCCGCCCAGCGCGCCGACTCCGGGCCATGTACTCGGGGAACCGCAGCGGCGGCCAGGGCTACTGGGACGGCGGCGAGGCCGCAGGCGCTGAGGGGCCGGCGCCGGCGGGGACGCTGAGCCCCGCGCCGCTCTTCAGCCCCGGCACCTACGAGCGCCTGGCGCTGCTGCTGGGCTCCATAGGGCTGCTGGGCGTCGGCAACAACCTGCTGGTGCTCGTCCTCTACTACAAGTTCCAGCGACTCCGCActcccacccacctcctcctggTCAACATCAGCCTCAGCAACCTGCTGGTGTCCCTTTTCGGGGTCACCTTTACCTTCGTGTCCTGCCTGAGGAACGGCTGGGTGTGGGACACCGTGGGCTGCGTGTGGGACGGGTTTAGCGGCAGCCTCTTCGGTGAGTTGgcccgggaggaggaggcagcctcCCTCTGCAAACTTCCACTTCCCGCCCCGCCGCCCGCTCGGTGCGTCCGCCCGCCCCCGCCCGCCCCCGCCCGCCCCGCACGGCTTCCCGCTCGCCCCGCGCCCCCCGCCCTGCGCCACCCTGCACCCCGCTCGGCCTCCTGGCGCTGCTCGACCCCGGCCGCACGGCGGATGCCTTCCTCTTCCTCCGTCCCCTTCCGCCCCACGCTGCCCCGTCTGCGTTCCTGTCGTCTGTCTTCTGCCCCAACGTCGACCCCTGACTCCAGCCTGTCTCCTCATTTGTTTTCACCGCTTAAGATAACTCAACAGGGCACGAAGCTTTTTACACTTTGAGGAAAGAGACGAGGGCCTGTAGAGTCAAGAGGTTCAAGGAAAAAAAGGATTAGGTCGTGGAAGTTGGAGGGGGTGATGAAATTAGATTCATGTACTAGTATTTGCTTCCTAAAATGAGAGTAGAAAACTAAAATAGCaaggtttagaaaaaaaaatttctcattagTACTTGTAAACCTTTGAATGGTTTCTAGGGAGCGAGACAGTTTCATTCAGGTCCTCGGAATGCAAATTGGCGTGTGCCCTATAAGCTGTTTTTACTGTAGTTTCCTTCTTGTACATGGGTTCCAGCACACCGGAGTCTCCGGTGACATTACAAGTGGCTCGGCCAGTGTCATCTCAGATGAACTGTAATTAGCTCTACTTCATTAAAGTAGAACTTCATTGTTGAAGATTTATTTCGACAATACTCTTTACTGTGGAAGATTTAAGTTTCACTGAGACATGGTGTTTTGAAGGAAATGTAGGAAAGGGATTATTTTTGTGTGCTTCAGGAATTCCATGTGTAGGGAGATTTGAAATAGAAATATGTATTTCTCAAGGcttaaaattccttttttaaatccattgatactttattattgcttttattttggtAGGTTTGGGAGAGCAAAATCTTTGTAGAATTATcaagaatattttcttattcagTAACCTCTATGATATGACAAACCCAAATGTTTGTAATGATTCATTTTTTTGACGTTTTGAGGGaattaagaaaatatagaaataacgATTTTATTTGATTGCCTcaatgtttataatattctcctCCCTGACCCTCATAGAAGCTTTAATCTGATAATTTCATTTGAACAAATATTCGAAATTTAGGGAGGGGACTGTAAGTGTATGTAGGTGGTGATATGGATGGCTATGGGATTACACTCCTTATATTAATGAAAAATACCTATCAGGCAGTTCCTTCGGCAATGCTAAGAAGGTTATTCGAGCCCAAGCTTAAAGTATCATTGGTAGTGTTCCCAGGGTAGTCAGCAGGTGTTTGCTCACAGACATGAAAGTTCTTACTTCCTTGAAGTGCCTTTTCTGTGCTGGAAATTCTATttttgtgcccaggagtttgaacaCAAGGGTCTATTGAGTCCTTTGTAAGTGCTAGCTAGCATCCACCCTCTTCCTCACTTCTTTCCTCTGCTGATTCCACCCTCCTGTGTCTCCTAGTCACTTCTcccttcctgtttttcttcttcaggatCCCTCATAAGGTCCCACCCCAGTGGAAGTGATTTTCTGAGTTCACTGCTAGGTATTTTACCTGAGGGCTGCCCTATTTCTCAGGGCATTTAGTGCTTTCAAGTATGCCTTTATCCCTGGTTTTAATGCAGAGGTGGAAATTCTGGAGTAAGAGATTGAGAGACTTATGTAAGCCCTGGGGGCAAGTTGGTAGTGAAGTTACTAcagagttttaaaagtttttagcaAAGATAATTTTGTCTGGAATACATTCCAGAGTTTGTGCTTCTAGATGAGGGTTAAGGATGAAGAAAACGAGGACACTGACTGCATTGCTATCCCAGAGCAATAACTACCCAACAGTGGACTATTAACGGGGAGGAAATTTAAAAGTCAGGGAAGTAGGCTCTTGAAGCAGAGGATTTTGGAAAGGCTGCCCTATCTGTTGGAAAGACCCTTGGCCTGATGGCAAAAGAGTGGATCCTATTCATGAACCTATGGCTCTTGCATTGTGTGGGCTTTcccaagtcacttaatctctccaGCCATCAGTTCTCTCATCTCTATTATTGAGTAGTTCAGCTTAATGCTCTGTAAGGTCATCCTATTTGCTTTGCGTTTTGATGACCGCGAAGGTGCCTGATCTTAGGGCTTAATGACTTCTGCTCTTATTTCTACCCTGAGCCCTATCTTTCTAAGCCAAGAAGCAGCATATACTGTGGTTACCCTCTTCAGATACCATCATAGATTCGGTCTCCCTCTTCACACCCTGCTGGAGGAAGCAGAATAAGTAATTCAGACATACTTAAATATATACTTGAGTGTGCCAGGCAACTGCTCAATTCTGTACTTAATTCCTGGTTCTTAGGGAGTGCCGAAAATGAGTGGAATTCTTGATATCTTGAGGCAGACGCTGTGACTAAACAGGACTGTTAGGATTGCCATTTTAGTTAAACTAAAGATCTATAACCTACGCAATTTAATCTAAGTTCCAATTGAATGGCTTATTTTACCAGTATACAGAATTATTAGTCATCTTGGCCTAGACAGGTCCAGCTTGTACTGATCTATATTTTAGTAGGTTTAACCGTAGTGAAAACCAGAGCTCAAAACTACAATGATGAATGTTAGAAAGTTTAGCAGTGTTGTATGTATAATGCT from Callithrix jacchus isolate 240 chromosome 19, calJac240_pri, whole genome shotgun sequence includes the following:
- the OPN3 gene encoding opsin-3 isoform X3 — translated: MYSGNRSGGQGYWDGGEAAGAEGPAPAGTLSPAPLFSPGTYERLALLLGSIGLLGVGNNLLVLVLYYKFQRLRTPTHLLLVNISLSNLLVSLFGVTFTFVSCLRNGWVWDTVGCVWDGFSGSLFAVVTRRFYFLEWRTIYPQSLM
- the OPN3 gene encoding opsin-3 isoform X2; protein product: MYSGNRSGGQGYWDGGEAAGAEGPAPAGTLSPAPLFSPGTYERLALLLGSIGLLGVGNNLLVLVLYYKFQRLRTPTHLLLVNISLSNLLVSLFGVTFTFVSCLRNGWVWDTVGCVWDGFSGSLFEKSSSHKCIYDAF